In the genome of Etheostoma cragini isolate CJK2018 chromosome 5, CSU_Ecrag_1.0, whole genome shotgun sequence, the window ATCTGAAACACAAAAGCTATTACCATAGTGCTAAAATCAACAACACCATTGTGCATGCTGCAAGAGAATTTGACATTTATAAAACAGTGAAGCATCGGTTGACTGATAATCTAACTATAAATCAAGgaacctctgtgtgtgtgtgtgtgtgtgtggggtcttTACAATGATCCCGCATGTGCAAAAGATGTCACAGTGAGGCTATAGGCGGGAGCAGGCTGACTGAGGAGCAGCAGCGAGCCTACAGGCGGGTCATGTAGTGGGCCAGTGGGCTTCGCCACCATCGGTGTATGTGAACGGGAGGCAAATTGGGAAGCGCTTTGTCAGGTAAGGTAGAAAGGTGCCAAATAAATGCAGTATGCAGTGCAATCTACCATTCAACATCGGATGAGTTGTTTGAGTACGCTTCGAACGGGTACGCCACCAGACAACGCTGCAAGCAGCATCTTATAAGAGTAGTGTAAATGAGAGCGACgtcagtgtgtgtatggttgAGCGAGGAGGGCTAGCAAAGAAAgcgagaggaaaaagagatagAGACGATGTAAAGTGAGGTCTTCAAACAGAACAACAAGCTTCTCAAGCCACGGTTGCTTCATCTTTTGGCAATACATGTCGGGAAGGTGACGGCGGTTGCCAAGTTGTGGAAAAAACACTGGGAACCAAGCACTGTTTgcccgttccaaacaggcatgCGCTCTAAACGGACACCGCACTTGTCTTCCTGAAACCTAAATGCACAATACTCTGCCCTGAGAAGTAATAGGGATGGGGGAGCTAAGCTGTCGCCTTGGCTAAAAGCCTCAAAACAGGGGCTGGTTCTCAGTTAactaatgaatgaattaatgtaCTTAGCGACAACAACAATAAGATTGAATGgatttatgctttttttaaaaacgcCCTAAAGtttatgccattttttttttattattattaatactttgTCTTTAGGAACTCAAACAAATCTTCTGGAAAAGTTGCCTCTCAGGCTCACCAGGTGCAGGTGGTGTGTGGAAGGTGACCTCAGGGCTGTGGGGGCTGAACATGGTGTTCCTGCAGCTTCGGACCCTGAAGGAGTACAGGCTGTCAGGTTCCAGGTCACACACCACAGTGCTGGGACCATAAACCCTGTCTGTAGCCCTCCAGACCCCACTGTCCTCACCGTCCTCCTGGGACGGGGATTGGCTCGCGCCACCGAGTctggagaaataaaaaaggagtttATAGTCAAGTACTTTTACACttgcactatgttccacatttaaatattttttattagactcttcattgcactcatctctctacattgtttcggtttagagtatgtatatattagtgtttctatattagtgtgtatatattgttcgtttggttgtttgttttgaatgtgttagcacattgtgagcaactatgctccaaaagaagattcctcgtatgtgtctccatacctggtcaataaagctgattcagaTTTTTCCACAAACTAATAGCTCGTCTGTGGCTCTACACAGTGCTCCCGTTTTCTTGCCGTTGATTCTTTGTATGTTTGCACCCACCTGCGGTATTCAAGCACATGGTGATCTGTAGGTAGGTGGTCATCAGACAGTCTCCAGCAGATTGACGCCTCGTTATAGACTCTGCTGCTGGACAAGTCAATCAGAGGAGGGTCGGGAACTGGAGGagtaaaaacaaagaagcaaAACATAACCAGTTAGTAAAATGTTATGCAGAGACGTAAAACACCGTCAGAGGTCATGCTCTAATGAGTTGTAGTGAGTAAACAAGTGGACCGTTTTTCTGTTGTGTGACATGGACTAACATATTGTGTGTGATATGCAGCCAtcaaaattttattttaaaacagcacaaaatgcattttgctTTGCAAGTGTCAACACATATCGCACATGACAGAGGTTGATGCTTCAAAACTCGTCTGGTGATTAACATGATGAAACAGATGTAATGCATACAGGAATAAAAAATACCATTTAAATTGGGGGAATTCCAGTTAAATCTCCTTTCGTCTTAATCCTGCTTAGTATAGGGCTTCAGCTCAATAACTTGGGTTTAAGCAAATGCTGCAGTGTGAGTGAGGCAAAGATTAGATTTGTCAGGATCAGGACTATCCACTCAGGACAATGGACAAGACTGTCTTGCATAATGGAGCCTGTTAAGAGGTTTTCACATAGACTCCCTGCCAGGAAAAGCACTTCGAAAAAACACCCACACCCCCTCTCTCTTAGTCTCTCCCACTTTCACCTTCCCTTCTTCCATCTTTGTACCATGGCCACTTCCCTCTTCATCCATTCcacatcattgtattttttctccattcatctACATAACAGCCAACCTTCCATCCGTCCTCTGATTTATGTCAACATAATCAACTCCGTTAAATTTAATTACTGTTCTTAGCCCAAAGCTAATTTTCCCCCCAGAAATAGAATCATATTAATGAAATATATAGGTCACCGCCTATTTTGCTCTAAAATCAAGGcctttttttctacacacaTCCATTCTCCCTGTGACAATTCCCTTCTTCATCTCCTTTGTAATCTTTCCTCTGTCCAGTTCTTTATCTTTTGACATTCCTAATCACACTCTTTCCATAATTCCATTTGCTGACCAGTATCGCCACCGTTGCTGAGCTTTCTGGGCCTCCGAAATCACCGCTGACAAAGAGGACTTCATGTTTTcacagatgaacaaacagacaacacacaaacaaggacAGACAGGCGGTCAGCCATCCAACACAGCAGGCGGAAAGCAGTTTGAGTTTAGtgactttaaacaaaaacagaaaaacactcaTTGATCTAACAGGCTGCTGACAGACAGTGGGCAGCATGGCCAAATCACACTGCAGGGAACTGTTTTCTCTTGTGTCCATTTTCATTCCTATATGATTGGGAGACACACTGGACGTTCAACTCATCAGATCTTTAGGATGTTTGTGAACTAATGTGTTAAGTGCAAATGCCCTGTTGTAgtcaatttcaattaaataattgaacagCCTCCCAAGAAGTAGAGCATGGGGTCAAAATATGCAGTAGAGCCACAGCTGGGTTACATGGGAGAGCACAAACATGCCGTTATCCAAGAGGGGAAGATATGATTTTACGATTTTCTATGTTCAAGAGGACAAGACATACTCAAAGATAACATAACAGCTTTGCTGTCAGTACGGACATGTTTTAGAAAGCAACCCAGGTTTTCCtgtataataattaaattactgCAGTGTATAAATGCCTCTACAGCTTTTTTTCACTCTGAGCTCAGACTAAGAGCATCAGCAACTAAGCCGCTAAGATTAAAGACTCATCAATAGGACTGCCACCCAACTGCTGCATGCAGCACTTTCCTAAAAGGATTCAGCAGTAATTTGTTTAGGGtacaattgttttaaatgaaaaacccaCTTTCTCCAGAACAGGGATTACAGAAGAGTCTGGAGTATCACACTCATAAATATTCAGTCATTTGATATCAATTCAAGCTGAAAGCCTGAGATGAAGAGTGAATCAAATCTTTGATTAGGTTTTTCTCAGGGTAATGTTTAgccaaaaagaaaactgcacaATAGACTATGGGACTAGAAAATGATTTTGCGATTGGGAAAGCTACATTTAGTTCCACTTCAAAACATCTCTACatagtgttttcatttaattatgGTAGATGACAAGTTATATAGGAGGTTATGTCTGAAAATTGTTCACACAAActataaaacaaatgacaaaataaacgTTTTTGATATAATTTTGGTTAACACATTATTGGAAATATCTAAATAAGGAAACCGCATtacacagatgaaaaaaaaaatatatatatatataaacgtcacagattaaatcaaatgttctTCTTTCCCAGCCTTGAAAATGGCTGCCAAGTCTTAATGTTTTAAACAATCTCTGCACAGTGTAGTTCCTGGTGATGCAACTAGTTGCTGCATTTTATGTAATGTCACTAATTCCTTtattattttactcatttttctgGTGTGTCGCATGAATAGTTGCTGCTCCAACGACTGAACTGGCCAAAAAGGATGTTCAAAGACAAATACGCATGCAGAATTTTATTTCTTATAAAGTGTAGGCTTGCAATATAACCCATTTTATTCATCTGTAAGTGTCCATTGTCCTTTACAACCActagtttttaaaaagcatttccCTTATCAAACTATGAACTTCCCTGTAATTAGGTTAAATGATTATTCAACCGTTTCTTCTTTTAATGAGTACAGAAAGTGGTCAAGTTCTAGTCCACTGGTCCATGAGTCTGGACAGAACCAACCGTAGCCTCGGAGATAAATCTCACTTCACTGGTTTTAAACAAACTAACAGGCCTGCTCCAGTGTAGCAACAGAAAGCCCACAGCGACAAACTCACCAACAGTCACAGAAAAATGTCAGTTGTTTGGCTGCATCTACTTGAGGGATAATGGCTCTACAGCAAAAAGACCTCAGCTTTGTCTACGATGTCggcaatgtttttttgaatgctAAAGTCTGGAAGCACAGCAACCACTCAAATCTTTACTTTAGAGAGACCATCTTATGTACATAGAGCTCCTTTTTTCAGGATGCCCTAGCCACCAGGCAACTGTCTGGTGGCTAGGGCATGAAAGAACTGTCACAACTAACGGTCACTATCTGCTATAATGATTATAAATattgcttcccccccccccccagtcactgacacacactgttGTCAGGTTACACAGGAACTACACTGAAGGCATGTTGTGAAACAAGCCTCATGTCATGAACCATCACTCAGTCGTAATGAGTCTGCCTCAATCTCCAATCCTATCATTATGCATTTAAGGCAGGAATGTGAAAAGGTGGATCAAATAGAAACACCATACTATGCTTCTGTTAAGCCAAGTTGTAGTCTTTAAAAGCTCTTTGAGATTTGGCAGAAATATTTTTCCACACTCTGATGTGCTCTTGTTACAGAAAATTTTAGAAAAGCACAGCTCTTTAGTTtgtagtgaaaaaaaagagaaaataaataaagtcaccTGCATTTTGACAGTTTAGTGCTATGCTGCATTATGATCTGACACATGCATATTCCTGTTGGACAAGCATCAGTCCCCTCTTTGTTTCTATTGACTTTCATACTGTCTAACAATTTATCTTGAAATAGTATGAAATAATCCCTCAaattaattctttaaaaaaaaagaaatactgttaTGTCAGTTTAATGAAAGAAGTATGTGTCCTTTCAAAAATATGAATCccgatttttttttaacttagaattgatatcacgattctcttgCCACAATGTTTTtcctcacaaagtgtaatgatTATTGCACatatgaaccatgacaaaacaaatcgGCAGTACCGAACAgattttttggcacctatagcacattgcgcatcaccacgaGCCTGTAaacagaggcttcaatgaagagaagggagagcaatGCAGAGCTTAAACCGATTCAATACAGTCTaggaataaaacacacagaagacaGTAGTAGTgcttgtgatgcagtcggctcataaaattaaatgagaatccacgtcattaaaataaaaataaaaaaagtacaacatgAACATTCTTTTATAGAACAAGCCTTTGTAAACCAGCAGACCAGAAAATAAGCTTCACTGAGCAGTAAAATCCACTGTGTGTATCCAGGTTTGTACCAGTTTATCCCACagatgacctctgacctctaaGCACAGCCAAGACAAGCAGCTTATTCTGACCAtagtctgtttttaaaaaaagggactaGCTTATTTAGTTAAACCAACTTTTTTAAGTGGCAAACCTCTCTGCTATAAAGCGAGTTATGCCATGGTCTAGAGGACTCATGAACAAAGAACAGACCTCATTTTTATAGCTGAATTGAATCAGAAAATATCATTATGTTGTCTTGACAACTATTGGTTACTTTTTTCTGCCAATTATTGCAGCTTGTCCTTTAACAAGTTTCTGTGAGACAGTAGCTTTGTTTCCACCCACACGTTCtaatccaaattaagtgattaGAAATGAAGAATGCCTTATGGAAAGAGTCAAATTCGATGGAACTTTATGAATATTGACTCAAAAGGGAATTCGTTCGGTCTCAGAATTTTATCTAGATCGATATACGGCTTGTTCAATAAACGCTGATCGAAACGTTATTTaccgaataaataatgaatgcgattaagttttaggtcattttatggttgcaacccgccacaaaatgaaaaagttttagttaatttccgcccAGTGTTTCCGCTCTGTTTGCGCACATGGCAGATGTCAACAAAGACCAACGTAAGTTAACaaacgaggagacgagagactttctgaatttaatttttcCAGGAACTTGAAGAACACGGCCAACAAAGGTTACGACAAGCCACGGGATTCCTccagagtaaatggaaggcgcttCAACAGCGATGCACATCacgaagaaagaaaaggaaaaaaaaagttgtctcccagcggtgccggagggacaataaaaggcaagttgcatctgaATCATAATAGTAATGTGTTGAAAGCATCTTCTTATCgtagcttgatatgtcgctatcagctggcacatcaGCACTATAACTTGAACAATgatgatcatttgttggtagaaggcgcgatccattttgtctagaaaaactttgtttgcaaatgtttgcttgaatgttgtgcgattcagtgcaaaaatgaatggaaacaccttaaaatgtctaaaatcaatttgatatgcCAATTTGATCCCAAAACTACATGGgacatcattacacacaggtttttaattcgatttaaagccgttggatggaaacactttCCCTAGCTTTATTTGGTTGAGTTtattaccaaacttcagataatttgattgacaagtagACGGAAACTTAgctactgtttgtgtgtgtgtaagtactACAGTGGAACAATGTACCACAGGAGAACAAAGAACATCCAGgtttaaagtaaagtacaagacaaaaagttcaaaaatgGAAGCTTGTTTTGTAGAACACTGTCAGAGTGTCAGAATAATTGTTTCTCAGGAAATAAAATCTTGAAATATGTTGATCACTTATTTTTATCTCACACcatttaattgaaataaatgtgttttacctCCACCAAAGCACATCTCTTTGAGCAGAGTTTCTTCTCTAGATGTGTTCAGCACAAACTCATCAAAGCAGGGGTCAGACGCTGGGTGGAAGGTCCTCAGAGACTCCGTGGCCTTCTGGATTCTGAAAGCATACAAGGCAGATGTAGAACATGATTAAATCAATACAATTCATCAGAGGCTTATTTTTATTAGCCttaaaattacttttgtaagatcaaatgcagtaaaaaaaaaagaaaagaaaaaaaaaaacatacaaaataagacAGTTATTCACCCCAGACAAACTTTCTCGATCAGATATGTTCTACCATATTTAATCTTGTACTGTGAGTTTCTCAAGTGAAAAAGGATTGGAAACCAAGTCCTTGTCTACAGGAGAAAAGTGTCAAGGCCACAGGATCCTGCTCTTGAGAGTGAAAACCTTTCTTAATTATCCAAAGCTTCTAATGAAGATCAATTAGTCCGCTTAGCTCAGAAGACACAGCACTGTATGGACGCTGGAAATGTTTAAAGTGCAATCTGTGCACGTGGCTTTGTCTGTTCTGGACATTGATTGATGctcttaaaactaaaataaacagacCAAAACCCACTTGTGAAAGCCACTGGAAAACTGGAAGGCATCACTAATATGTATGTCTGCAACACAACATGAGTCATCACACACACTTCCGTCTGTGACCGTGGAGCTTGTCAAATAATCATGTTTGGCTTCTGTAATCTGTAGTACGTTTAGATCTGGCAATAATGACCAAACTGCTTATTATTAATTTGACAGATTACTGCAATTTACATCAAGGATTTTAGTGGTGAAGGCTGTGAATAGCCACTCCAGTCAGGCCTGGCCCAGCTTCCTGTTGTAATGTTGGAGGAACCCGTCAAGACACCAGAGAGATTACGTGCTCTGTCCGTTGTTTATATGTTTGTCTCTCATTTTATCTGTAATGTTAATTTCTCACTTCTACTATTCAGATTCCAATAACGTCTAAGTATATGTCAGTTAAGTGTTTTACAGATGTAGTACAATTTAGCGATTGTGTAAGGCCCCTGGAAATTTTGTTTATCAAGTATTATTGATTGGATAAGCAACaaaccagagaaaaaaaacaaacatcttttgttgttttctttaacctTCAAAAACTTAATGTGGAACCTGTCGATGTGGCCTGATCAGATTAGACTGGCAGTGATGGCAAAATAACTGTCCTCCTGAAATGTGGTTAAATTCTGATTGTTGCACAGAAGGTTGTAATGTCCCACTTCTttttactttgaagaaactacaaaCAGTGAGGAGAACAGACATCTCAtgtggaataaaaataaatagaaaagcaGCACACATTCCAAGGTCATGGCCCCATCACTCAGGGAAAGAAGTTGATTAAGAAAATCCATTTTCAGACTTTAATTGTTGGTTCATCTCGGTCATAAAGAAAGCAGGGTTTACCGTTAGCGTGATAAAACTTTAACTTTTCTGATTGAAATTAACCATTAACTGCTTGGCTTCATCATCCATATTACCAAACAACTGTATATTTGGGATGTAAAAATCCTCTGAAATAACCCATTACCAAAGTaccatttaattttttacctttattgaAGTTAAAATGTGAGCATCCCCCAGCTCTACTATACCTGATGTGTAGCTGCTTTGCAGTCTGTACAAAGCAGGACTGATCCGTCTCTTTCAGCACCTCCTGAGCGTAGCCAACTAGGCCACTGTTCTCCAGCATGCCCTGGTATTCCTCTACCTGggaaatataaattaaaaaaaaaaaaatttaaaatacaggcctttaaaattacatttattccAATTATTGAAACAGGTGGCTTTGTATTGAACAGCattctcagaaaaaaaatcctataaaATAAGCCATCTTTTCACACATAGTCAGACATAGGGAAATGATTAAGGACATACTCATACTTCACGTGTGGATTTATTTTACTACAGGTAATATGGTGAGTAAAGGAAGCATGCATGAAGAGGATACTGAAACTCAGTCCTGGTATTTCATACCTGAGCCTTAAGTTGGTCTAGGCGCCGGTTTCTAGACTGTTCGATGGACCTTAGCATCTCTGACTTCCTCTCCTGCAGAGTCTCAAACAGACGCTCAAAGTGCTCATTGGCTTGACGCTCTGCTAGCTGGCCATTTTCCTTTAAgaagatacatttttgttatcaaTTTGTACAAAGCAAATCAATTGTACTTACTCATATATTCCTCCCAAAATGCACACACTATAAGCATGTTTTCAGAAGGGCCAGAGCATAGTGTCAGACTATAACTTGACCATTATCCTTGTTTTCCAACTATTACAATAGTATTGAGGAAAGAGTGCGAGTACAGTTACAATTTGACTGTATTCAACTATGATTAATCCACAATATGATTGTTGTATTAAAACTCTTGTTTGAcagaagctgaaaaaaaaaaacagttaagtgTGTGAATATGCTGTAGTTCACCCCCATTTTTGGATTAATGGACCAAAAGTTCAAACCAAGAGAGCATCCCAAACATATCCGTCACATACACTCCTctttcaatacacacacacacacacacacacacacacacacttctctttcAAAATCCAACAAAAGGCGCAAATGAACACTACGCATTCAGGATCAGCATCAAAGTAAAAAGGGAACAAGCTCAGAGGCTGAAACCCAGACATGCAGGAGGGAAACTAGTAGGCAAATTCTGTTCCTTGTTTGTATGGTTTGCATAATGTTTGTTTAGTGACCTTCTTTTCTGTAAAGAGCAATTGTTCACCTCAACAGACTGCTTTTGTGAAAGCTacataaatatttgtattttgtaaaaaagacTAGACATAATTATCAACGATTCGAAGGGGATATATAAGAGTAGTGATTTTGGGAGTGGAGTGACAACAGGACCTGCAGCAGCATGAGTCAGCTCTCTCACCTCAGTCTGATTGATGAGCAGGTCAAGATCAGTAATCTGAGTCCTGACCTGGTCCTCTTTGCTGATGAGGTAATGGATACTCTTGGCCAGCTTCTCCTGTTGAGAGAGAAAAGATCAGCAGCATATACAGTGAGTTTCTTAAGGTCCTTAAACGCTGAAGCACACAGCGACACAGCACTGAGATGACAAGCTATAACTAACACAACCGAGGTTACGAGGGGATCTCTGCCGCCCTTAACACAACATACATGagttcattaaaatgttttccatttaaaaaaaggaatagagTGGGATTTACCAATGCATATTCCGTGCTCATATTCCCAAGCTCTGGCATGGGCCACAGCATCTTCCTCTCATCTTATATCACATTCACAACTGCAGCTGCTCTGGACATGTGCAGAGTGACCTGTTTGACCCTGTATGTGAGAGCCCGTTTCCATGGGTGCAGTGTGTCAAACAACATTCCCCATCGCAGTGACCTGCATTACCGTTCAAAGCAATTGAAACCCAAAGTATTTACTGGCTTACAAAGGATTCCGGGACTGTTCAGGACAGCCGACACATCTTCCAACAATTTGTTAAGACAATGCGTACAAAACCATGGGGAACAAAATGTCTCATTAAATATCAAGCACCATGGTGTTTGTGTCAACACAGACAAGCAGATTGAATTTCACACAGATTCTGCGTCGACTTTTGAACCACCTcgcacggggggggggggttatgccAACATGATTCAATTACTGTTCAATATATTTCACTtaaaattagggctgggcgatagaaaaaaatcacaatatgtttaacaaaataccttgatatcaatATCACAAATATTGTTGGgttgttttcacaaaatatcactTACACAATGAGAATTGACAAATAATCATAATGtggtaaaggcaaaaaaaaagatgagctAAAATAATCTgggaagttcagaaaatgacaactttactgtaattcagtgtttaaaaccaggaaaagaaaactcttatgtcatattacaatatcccaaATTTAAGACCATATCTAGCTGCATATGTCCTCATATTGCGCAGCCATACCTAAAACATATTGAGTTAAAGGTTTGATGTTAGTTTGTTCTGCGTTGTGCTATCCTAGCAACAAGATAGTTCTAAAACAATCTCCACATAAGCCAAAGCAAACACTGAAACTGATTGAAATTGATTCTACTGAATGGGAAAAATCTGACAGCCACATGTGAGACCAATTACTTTTAACCCAGTTAACCAGCCTGAGTTTCAGTTTCATCAAGAAGGGGGAGACGGATATCTAGGGCATAGTGCCTGCCAGCACAGGTACAGGCCGAACATTAATTCAGGGATCAGTCAGTGGGCAGCATAGcacaaccaaaaaaagaaaaatactctcaatgttttatatttttgctaTGACCCAACACAAATTCCACTAAATGAGAGGATGTAACTCAACAAAAGGCCTTTACGCCATTTCACGTTATTTTCTGTAGCTCTAGTGACACTAGGCTGAACTTTTGAAAATCAATATGTACTGAATGGGAGGAGATAGAGATATCTATCAGTGCCTGCTCCACCAGACTAGCAAACCGCTTTTTCCACCAGGCTACCAGGAAACTGAAGTTGtagtttcttctttttatacAAAGCATCTTTTTGCACAAAAACTCTCGACACTgaagttgctgctgttgcacaTCTTAAAGCACATCATCATTCTTGCAGTTTACTGTCTCAGTGTTAAAAATGTCCCTGTTGAGcacttttgtttatgtttgtttgccAATctgttgtgcatttgttttgtcttcgTCACCGTGggggatgtaaaaaaaaacgtgtatATACGTCATTACAAGTTCCACGGCTGCTTAGCTCGGCCACGACTCCATTTCAAGCATTTATTAACAGTGGCGTTATGATCGAGCTCAGTTTAATCCTCGTTATAATAAGACAGTATTATGTTACACTCTAATTGACTGGTCACAGACGGCAACTAAACAAATCCAGTGTTTACAACTGACACCTCCAACACAAGTGGCCgacctctctcttttttttttaacgagtTAAAGTGTCTGAATGTGGTACCTTGAGGATCTTGTAGGCACTGCTCATGGAGGTGACTTTGTGGTTGGCGTGGGAACCTCCCAGCTTGCAGAGGTGGCACACGGGTCGTCTGCAGACCTCACAGTACATGTTCACCTTCTCCATCTCGTGCTCTGGACACATGAGCACCTGCCATATTTTACAGGACAAGTTAAAAATCACAGACACAATACATATGTGCGttaactgaatttaaaaaaaaaaaaaaatctacagtaATCAAAAAAACTGGCTGAAGTGAAAGAGGAAGATGGcagacacttaaaaaaaaagctcccTCTGAGCCATTTCCTGAAGTGTCTTAAATTAGAATTGAAATCAGTCCTTTTACACTCAAGATCAGAATATTTTAGCCATATGATCAACAAAAGGGACAGCACAGAACAATGCAATATATTGACATAGCTAGCAAAGATTCCAACAAGGCTTCACATATTGAAAGTATTTAAGATCTCAAAATTAGATTGTTGTATTTCCAATCAATTCAGCTGTCACAGGGCCTCCACACAGATTATTGTAATATATATCAGATTATGTCAAAGTGGGACCATTTACATGAATATCTGTATTGTATGATTTAAGCTATTAAGAGGCCTAATCAGACGGCCAACTACCACAAACGAGAGCCCTTCTTGGTCAGTAGTAAGGAAAGCCAGATCGTGAAAGATTTCCCGCAAAACTCTTcctaaacatttaacatttaaagccTGAGCAGACAAACCTATCCATggtaatgtttattttttactcgTGTGACAACTTATCTCCTGGAAGATGGTCATAGTCCAACTGAATGAAAATCTTGTTTGGGTGTCTTTAGGAAATAACagataagagaaaaacaaagcctTCACAAGGCAGTGACAGACAATACTTGCCTTGGGCCTAAAATTTGTGGTGGGACCGACGTACTCGTGCTGAGCTTTGGGTGTACCCCAGGGGTGGTGCAGCTTGAAGCACTCGTTACAGTAGCTAGCCTTGCAGTCCATACAGCTCTTTGTAGCCTCCTGCTGCTGTGGAGGCTTACAAATGTTACACATGATCGCGACGGCTGCGCGGGCGGCTTGGCGGTAGCGCTCAACGATGTTCTCCAGAGTGAAGTTACGGAACAACATGCTGATGCCGCGCTCACCAAGGTCGATGTCATGCTGGCAGCCCGGGCATGGGATGGTGGTGACCCGAGGAGTCACAGAACCTCTGCGCCATCCCGGGGACGAGATGGAGCCTGGAGGAGAGCGAAGACGGACAAGTTAGAAAAGATCCCGCGCAATATAGATTCATAGCTTTGGGTCATCCAGTTTCAAATCTTGTCTGAGGCCCTATTCTGAATTGTAAACAACAATGTCCTTTCACTTCCA includes:
- the trim36 gene encoding E3 ubiquitin-protein ligase TRIM36 isoform X2, whose translation is MSDSEDMTEFASIVERIERGEVPIKNIERELICPICKELFTHPLILPCQHSVCHKCVRELLMLNHEDSFDASSECSLPGSPRSRVPSPSMERLDRLVRSATVRRSFGGRGRRGLRVLSSCSSSISSPGWRRGSVTPRVTTIPCPGCQHDIDLGERGISMLFRNFTLENIVERYRQAARAAVAIMCNICKPPQQQEATKSCMDCKASYCNECFKLHHPWGTPKAQHEYVGPTTNFRPKVLMCPEHEMEKVNMYCEVCRRPVCHLCKLGGSHANHKVTSMSSAYKILKEKLAKSIHYLISKEDQVRTQITDLDLLINQTEENGQLAERQANEHFERLFETLQERKSEMLRSIEQSRNRRLDQLKAQVEEYQGMLENSGLVGYAQEVLKETDQSCFVQTAKQLHIRIQKATESLRTFHPASDPCFDEFVLNTSREETLLKEMCFGGVPDPPLIDLSSSRVYNEASICWRLSDDHLPTDHHVLEYRRLGGASQSPSQEDGEDSGVWRATDRVYGPSTVVCDLEPDSLYSFRVRSCRNTMFSPHSPEVTFHTPPAPAFGFLFSDKCGFSTERLVLNKRRDTVESVASMAFLLAAERVQTGSYIGLDYIIGDMGISQGRHYWAFKVEPYSYMVKVGVASDSKLLEWFHNPRDTSSPRYDHDSGHDSGSEEACYELSQPFILLTVGMGKLFIPKTSSSSSASTVTASSGDPGNRVLPMPQRLGVCLDYDECRVYFYDADTMRCLYERQVDCSGTMYPAFGLMGSGKVQLEEFITAKRLTF
- the trim36 gene encoding E3 ubiquitin-protein ligase TRIM36 isoform X6; the encoded protein is MSDSEDMTEFASIVERIERGEVPIKNIERELICPICKELFTHPLILPCQHSVCHKCVRELLMLNHEDSFDASSECSLPGSPRSRVPSPSMERLDRLVRSGGSRGSISSPGWRRGSVTPRVTTIPCPGCQHDIDLGERGISMLFRNFTLENIVERYRQAARAAVAIMCNICKPPQQQEATKSCMDCKASYCNECFKLHHPWGTPKAQHEYVGPTTNFRPKVLMCPEHEMEKVNMYCEVCRRPVCHLCKLGGSHANHKVTSMSSAYKILKEKLAKSIHYLISKEDQVRTQITDLDLLINQTEENGQLAERQANEHFERLFETLQERKSEMLRSIEQSRNRRLDQLKAQVEEYQGMLENSGLVGYAQEVLKETDQSCFVQTAKQLHIRIQKATESLRTFHPASDPCFDEFVLNTSREETLLKEMCFGGVPDPPLIDLSSSRVYNEASICWRLSDDHLPTDHHVLEYRRLGGASQSPSQEDGEDSGVWRATDRVYGPSTVVCDLEPDSLYSFRVRSCRNTMFSPHSPEVTFHTPPAPAFGFLFSDKCGFSTERLVLNKRRDTVESVASMAFLLAAERVQTGSYIGLDYIIGDMGISQGRHYWAFKVEPYSYMVKVGVASDSKLLEWFHNPRDTSSPRYDHDSGHDSGSEEACYELSQPFILLTVGMGKLFIPKTSSSSSASTVTASSGDPGNRVLPMPQRLGVCLDYDECRVYFYDADTMRCLYERQVDCSGTMYPAFGLMGSGKVQLEEFITAKRLTF
- the trim36 gene encoding E3 ubiquitin-protein ligase TRIM36 isoform X9; amino-acid sequence: MLFRNFTLENIVERYRQAARAAVAIMCNICKPPQQQEATKSCMDCKASYCNECFKLHHPWGTPKAQHEYVGPTTNFRPKVLMCPEHEMEKVNMYCEVCRRPVCHLCKLGGSHANHKVTSMSSAYKILKEKLAKSIHYLISKEDQVRTQITDLDLLINQTEENGQLAERQANEHFERLFETLQERKSEMLRSIEQSRNRRLDQLKAQVEEYQGMLENSGLVGYAQEVLKETDQSCFVQTAKQLHIRIQKATESLRTFHPASDPCFDEFVLNTSREETLLKEMCFGGVPDPPLIDLSSSRVYNEASICWRLSDDHLPTDHHVLEYRRLGGASQSPSQEDGEDSGVWRATDRVYGPSTVVCDLEPDSLYSFRVRSCRNTMFSPHSPEVTFHTPPAPAFGFLFSDKCGFSTERLVLNKRRDTVESVASMAFLLAAERVQTGSYIGLDYIIGDMGISQGRHYWAFKVEPYSYMVKVGVASDSKLLEWFHNPRDTSSPRYDHDSGHDSGSEEACYELSQPFILLTVGMGKLFIPKTSSSSSASTVTASSGDPGNRVLPMPQRLGVCLDYDECRVYFYDADTMRCLYERQVDCSGTMYPAFGLMGSGKVQLEEFITAKRLTF